In Thunnus thynnus chromosome 4, fThuThy2.1, whole genome shotgun sequence, a genomic segment contains:
- the ppp1r3db gene encoding protein phosphatase 1, regulatory subunit 3Db: protein MDGAYEKWQHKGPGEKSGTQLQFIRGSSSVPATKTTTIRLRDMYDPKPQTAKAPVRIRPPGPRPPPVKQPDLKQTMATKTTTIRLRDVYDPKPQTAKAPVQIRPPSPRLPPAKQPELKQTMVSEPPTKTIMRRRTKSLPSTAEKEKDIRSVQVRFVDSLGLDLEEVKVFKVKEHPLIPQHVMFRLMMSSELAFGKSLELSLPYFKPCFPENMGAQPDFLKRLRTQSVCLEQVLCSELGITGTIQVLNLAFEKEVTVHYSFTNWRTQSDTTAFWASSGSREECDDPETDIFRFRLPVPPFILQPGAVLEFAICFSVNGSNYWDNNNGLNYKLSCHSYKVTVPRECEDSMLHFT, encoded by the coding sequence atggaTGGGGCTTATGAGAAATGGCAGCACAAAGGTCCTGGTGAGAAGAGTGGGACCCAGCTTCAGTTCATCAGAGGCTCCAGCAGTGTACCTGCCACTAAGACCACCACAATCCGTCTTCGGGATATGTATGATCCCAAGCCTCAAACTGCCAAAGCCCCAGTCCGGATCCGTCCTCCAGGTCCGAGACCTCCCCCTGTAAAGCAACCCGATTTGAAGCAAACCATGGCCACTAAGACCACCACCATCCGTCTTCGGGACGTTTATGATCCCAAGCCTCAAACTGCCAAAGCCCCAGTCCAGATCCGCCCTCCAAGTCCGAGACTTCCCCCTGCAAAGCAACCCGAATTGAAGCAAACCATGGTCAGCGAGCCTCCAACTAAGACGATCATGAGAAGACGAACTAAGTCTCTTCCTTCAACtgcagagaaggagaaagacatCAGGAGCGTGCAGGTTCGCTTTGTGGACTCACTGGGGCTTGATTTAGAAGAAGTGAAGGTCTTCAAAGTTAAAGAGCACCCCCTGATACCCCAACATGTCATGTTCAGACTAATGATGAGCTCTGAACTGGCCTTCGGCAAGTCATTGGAGCTTTCCCTGCCTTACTTCAAACCTTGCTTTCCTGAAAATATGGGAGCTCAGCCAGACTTCCTGAAGCGTCTGCGCACCCAGAGTGTGTGCCTCGAGCAGGTCCTGTGTTCTGAGCTGGGGATAACAGGGACTATACAAGTACTAAATTTAGCTTTTGAGAAAGAGGTCACAGTGCATTACTCTTTCACCAACTGGAGAACACAATCAGATACAACAGCATTCTGGGCATCAAGTGGGTCCCGTGAAGAATGCGATGATCCAGAAACAGATATCTTCCGATTTCGTCTGCCTGTGCCACCTTTTATTTTGCAGCCAGGAGCCGTTTTGGAATTTGCCATCTGCTTTTCTGTAAATGGATCTAATTATTGGGACAACAATAATGGGCTCAATTACAAACTGTCATGCCACAGCTACAAGGTGACTGTGCCAAGGGAGTGTGAAGATAGCATGCTGCATTTTACCTGA